TCAACTCACAACAATTTAAGTATATCAATGTGTGTGTAAGACCTTTAattcaagatattataattaacaaataatcaaaggaacttgagaaacttaatctctcaacaaatatttctcaaTGCCCAATAAAGATTAGGATAAAAgcttgcaaatatatatatatatatatatatatatatatatattaataaaaatatgcaaGCTTTAAATACTTGCAATGACGATGCAAGACCTTAAGCAAATCTAGAGTTTTTTCaattaatatttatcaatataaaatactatgggaaaaactctctaagctaactctcaaaaataattttcaaagattatgCAATATGAGAGTTGTATGCTTGAAAACGGATGAAAATATGCACAATACTCAAAGGTTCAAACTCCCTTTCAAGTTGAAATCTATTTGTAAAATAAGGAGTATGAACAAATGATTCTCTTCAagaatagtttttcaaatcaaagagctcgtaaacaaatatattttgaaagattgaaagaatttgttCAAAATAAGTAGTATAAGCAAAAAGAATTTTCGAGAATTTTATGACTAATGATTTTCCAAATCCattgctaatcaaaccaaatgagagagtatatatagatactctaaaaaatataatcgtttgaGACTCATTcagtatttttgagaaagtttgaggttaataaaaattaaccttgCTTTACCTCGACAAAAATtaggcaactcgagagttttcgaTTGACTAGATTTGAAGTTTGATCGTCCATATCACTAAGTTCATTTGAccgtgacatttttgaactgaggtttcaATCGGCCAAATTTTAGTGATTTTGGATACTccaaggttcgatcaaccaggatatgttcggttgaccaaattctaAGGTTTGATCGACTAGGTTATTTTTCAActagaagttcagtcgaccagggtgttgggaATCAGCCACATGCTAATTCAATCGATCAAACAAGtaagttcattttaaaaatggtcgactgaataatcaacatgttgaccctcgaggtttggtcgaccaaataatCTATGTAGGTTTGGGTTCGATCGATCGAACACattaaaaatgtgtatataagtCCTGATTCACATTTAGAGTCACCTATATTTACATAATtgtaatttctaagttataggagCATTGCCACGTGATGTTTGGAGACCTAAAGTCAATTTATGATCTTTGAAAACTAACCCTAAAAATTCAGCATCGATTGACCGAAGGGTGACCTAcagtcatttggttccctatggttcatctacggtcatgttgagcataaatatctattatgcatgtgatgcagttattacaaaccataaattATTataccaaataatgaaacaaaaatacatatacaattaagacaaatatcttcttcttttgctattGACTTTTTATGGAATCAACCAGGATAATGTGCTTCAAGTCTAAACTAGCTTCCACTTCATTTTCATGTAAGTAATCTAAATGATTAACttattcaagtacttaggcatACGCATTAATAATAgatagtttgtcataatcaaaaccaagaatcagactcaaaaagttaatactcacaaataataatgtatgcaaatatttaatataattataacattcagtacaaattgaacataagcatatgagtgcggaaagtaaagtatgaaaattaaatagagtagagAAGAGGGAATgcaaacacaaagtttttaacgaggttcaacaactcccgcctacgtcctcgccttggacaaaccacccaaggattccccTATTCGCTCATTAAAACTGGGACgaagcttcccattacaatctgCTTCTTATTAGGGCgaagcttccctttacaatccgctgcttacacgagacgtaactacctctttacaatccatTGCTTACACGAGGCGTAACTATTtctttacaatccactgcttcCACATGAGAGGTAACTACCTCACCACGGTTCACAATTCGAACTGTAAATACCAATGATATAAGGAataaatttttcatacaattaTGCTTTTCAATAAGTTGAGTTGTACAATGTAAAaaccttaatgcactctcaaatgatttgtaaATTTAAAACTTAGTAGAGTAATGATATtcctcttaaaaatattttccaagtaaaaATAAAAGAGTGAAATGATTTGCTCAAAGTtaccttgtaaaactcaaaatattttctccaaagaatttttcaaaatgaagagtaggagaagaatatttcttcaagattgacctttgaaaacAAATAGTAAGAAgactctcaagcaaaatatatggatgagaatatatgctcaagccttatttgtataacccaaaaaaatttttccaaaaaaattttcaaaaagaaagagtaggagaaaataaattttgatcTTCAAAGAGAGTATAAAGATGATAATCCAAGGCTTCCAAGTGTCTCTCTTGTCTTCTCAAGTGTATagacttggtatttataggcaaattgtaGATATAACtgttttatgaccgttgggggtattaaaatataaataaatttgagTACTAACCATCTTTTGGCCGTTTAGGCGCTTTCTGCGTGGATGCTTTTTAGTTTTTcagacataactttttctatacaactctaaattgaacgttcttagtatcaaaagaaagctaaaagAAAATCTCACagctttcatgttgaacactttttaaaataagaagtttttgattgataaaattgctcatcaatgagatagaagaaacatgaaaaaaaattttctaCTACAGACACTCTTTAGTATTAGCCACATAACTTTTACTATATAACTTCAAATTATACAAatttggtatcaacagaaagttaaggGAAAATCCGATAACTTTTATACTggacactttttaaaataaggagttacTAATAGAGAAATGTGCTTATTAATGCGACAAAAAAAACATGATgaggttttttgaaaaaaaaaataaaaaacttattttagaaaaaaaatgttttcatgaaaagtttatgcCCCTAAAATCAATCTAAGATTTTGGTCATTTTGTGAGAGCTTCAtttcaaatcatatgattatgcatgcacaagttgaaacctaattactataacaacttaaagaataaataaaatcttcatgcttctgctccttaatactccatggaatacgccataaTTTGTGCTTGATTAGGTACTCCTTGgtttccattttgcatccctcaTTTACGCTTTCTACATCATAAATATATTCAAAGATCAAACGCACAAATAAGATGttatgatttgtcataatcaaaatagggatcgttTCATTAAAGAtaaatgtataaatatatgtatatttatctcTTGGCCAACACTAGGCACCTTCATATGTAAATTTAAGTCCTTACATTTGAAATTAATGTTCTCAAATTTAATAACTAAATTTTTGATAATGTTTCTTTGGAAATGACTATTAGAATTAACTATGTAATATCTATTTGAAAGGATATTATTAGTAATTCTTCATGTTAAAAAATATGAGGTCTTAATCAAGATTCATcattcaaactctctctctctctctctctctctctctctctcatgttgttctaggagaattttttttaaggaaGAAATAAGGCCTATATATTAAACAATTAACTATGTAATATCTATTTGAAAGGGTGTTAGTACCTCCCTCCCCCCtccctctcccctctctctctctctgtctctctctctctctcttaaaatgAATAATTAAGGCCTACATATTAAACAAGATGGAAAAAAGGTTATAAAGCCGTGCAACGTCAAGTATTGGAGTACAACCATCAAAGATTGTAGAACCAAGAACAAAGCAACATTAACAATGGAGGACTAAACCAAACTATCACTAGAGATCATATTTGCAGACTCAAGAATGCTTATGTATCCCCCATCAAACTGCcaaacattctctctctctctatttttttaaAGGAAGAATGAATGAAGGCCCACATATTAAACAAGATGGGAAAAAGGTTATAAAGTCATACAGCATCAAGTATTAGAATACAACCATCAAAGATTGTAGAACCGAGAAACACAGCAACATTAACAATGGAAGACTAAACCAAACTATCACTAGAGATCAGATTTGCAGACTCAAGATTGCTCATGAATCCCCCATCCAATTGCCAAACATTTTAAGGAGTGTTTCTTTTGCAATATCTTCTAACACTATGTTTGCTACGGACAACTTGAATGGGATAAAAATGTTATGGATTGGAGAATAGAATGGAATTGGGAGTCGAATGAAATGATCGGAGTCAAATGGAATGATCAGTCACATTCCACTGTTTGGTGCCAAACATAGAATCACACTAGAATAGAATGGGGATTCCCATTCTCCATTCCATTCTCATGTTTGGTATAAGTAATTAATAATGAAATGGAATACTCATCAATTTTTAAAAGTATATTAGAATGGAtaaatctaataatttttttttataaagaaattAACTCTTTCGAAGATGACTTttaactaaagaaaaaaaataaagcattCATTCATAATGCACATgtagaatttaaaagaaaaaattagacAAAATTGCATGTTTTTTGTATGTGAGTATTACTACCAACTTATTTTGTCTTATCAAAAAGTTCTTGTCTATGTTTAAAAGTACCATAACTGCAATAAATaaactcaaaataaaaatttataaataaaaattcaaataacaATAGTAATGAACAAACCAAACAAAATCCCTGCAGTGTTTCCTGTATTGCTATTCATTGTCTAGGCTTGCATAAATGAAGTACATAACAGACTTGCACATGCCTAGGGAAATGACTATTCTTGACTAAAGCTTCTTCTAACTTCTCCACTCAAAAAACCTTATTAATGGACTCTAAAAGCAAAATTGGACTTTGGAAATAATAAGCTTTAACTAGACCATAGTGATGATACCTAGATAACAGCTACTACCAGATTTTACTGGGCCAGGGCCATGGAAAGCCCAGACAGGGGGAAATGGGCTAAATAAGATACTGTCCTTGGCATCCTTTAGCCAAGCCCAAATACCAAATCAATAGAACTTGCCTAACCCTGTGCTTGGGAATAGGACATCAAACTTGAATTCAAAATTGTGAATATCAGAAAATGAATTTTACATGAATATAAATCTAAGACCCGACCATTCCTTCTTCCAAACACACCAAAAGCTCATCTCTGTTCATATGTGGCTCTCACCTCTTCTCCACTTGGAGGCAATAGCCAGCACCCTTGGTTTCTATATACTGTCCCAGAACTAAAATCCTGGGGAAATGGTATTTTACACTGGTATATGGGGTTTCAAATGGATTCTGCTCAATCTTAATTTGTCTCTCCAAACAAAAAAATGAGGAGAGAAAAATCCTATTTTAAATAAAGATGCATAGTATTCACAACACCAATCTCAGTATCTCTAATTTCAAAAAAGGTAAGCAGAGGATGACTATAAGGAGTCAAGCCTGGAAAAGACACGCCCACAAATTGTCCTAGATTAAAGGATTGAGGAAAAACACACACAATCAAGTCAACTGAAAATTCCTACCAGTATATGGTTATACACACTTCAATATATGGTGACAAAGTACAAAATCACAGATAATATATTTTAAGACTTAAAAAAAGAAACACCCAAATAAAAGTAGGTGCTGATATCAATAACCAAGTTCATAGAATTATATCAAAAAATGGGGGTTTAGATTAGCAGAATTTCTAGCACTTCTTTACAGACCAGATTAGAAGGATCATGGATCTAAAAAGGTCAACAATTTCAATAGGAACCAGAGATAATTGGACATTACACTTGTACCGAGGAGAAAGTGGTGAATGATATTTCAAAACATGCCCTCAGAGACCTAAGAAACTACGAATCCCCATAAGCAACTTCCTTATTTTCCATGCTCTTTCAAATAGAAGTCAGTAACATGCAGAAAAGCACACAAATCAGAACATAGAAAGAGGCACCTTCAACTTTCTAGCAGAAGTCAATAACATGCAGAAAACCACAGCACCTTCGGTTAGCTATCATGTAACCAACAGCACACAAATTCCCAATAAGCCACATGTATAATGATCTCTAGATTCCttactttttttcaaaaaaaaaaaaactttgttttATGTTTGGAAATTACTCCGGCAAAGAGAGGACCATGAAGGAATTTTAGGCTCTGGCCAAAAGGGCTAGCTTTTCTGTTGTTCGAGTGGCTTGCTATGCTTTCAACACTTGGGTCATGGAGTTTTGTAAACATCTGTGATATGAAATGATCAGCCCTATTTTATTCTTGGCTTGATAAGGTATTAATGTATACCTGCAATATGATCTTATACTGCTGGATTGTAACTTTGGAGACTGGGGGGTTGTGTGTTTTTTTCTGGTGGCCATACACTGCCTAGCTAGCTTGTTTCCATTGTTTTTCAGCTTTATTTTCAACTATGGTATTCACATATTCTAAACTAGCAAAACAACTGCAATAGCATTATTATCCTACAAATATTGTATCTTTACTTTTTGTTCTACTTCATAAATTATATGaacaacaaagaaaaaaaaagggccCTTCAACTACAGTGTAGCTCCATTTTTTTCCCGTGATTATAGCTACATAGACCTAGGTGCTCTGATTGTCAGATTATGATTGTGCTACAACTAAAACTTATTCACGGAAGGTTATACAATATCAAGAAATTTAAGGAAATTTAAGATTATCATACTACAATTAATTTTTTGGGTTGGCAAATTTTCTTCAGTAAAGAGCAAATCTCAGGATTGTGTTCTATATATATCTATTGCCTGCCAGACACCTTGACACAACACAACCATCTGGCAACTCAATTTTATAGTCAAATACACAGCCGTAACCAGTGATTTACAAATACCAATCACacataataatacaaattattcataccTTAATCAAAATGGTCCCTAACAAAAAAAACACAATAAAGAAAACAACAATGGAAGGATTGACAGGCTGCCGACATTTTTTGTTGGGCTTCTCAATAGCTCTAAGAAAGAAACAACAATTCAAAGAATAGGGATTACTCAAATGCTTTGCCCTTTCTAGGTCATTGCCCAAGCCATTAGCATAATGAAGCAgcaaaccaaaaaggaaaaaaaaaaatagatatttgGAAGAATTTGAACTTCTAAAATGAAAGTATTTCCCAGAATTAAACTACAATTCCAAACTTCACCTGTAAATCAGCATACACAACTTGCAGCACCCAAACGCCACTGAACTGAAGAAAATTAGTTGCTACTCGCCCAAATTGATCAATTTCTGCAACGCAAATAGAGCTCGAAACAACAAAGAAAATCCCTAATCACTGCCCCCGAAAGCACACTGCTTCCAACCAAATTTCCCAGAAGCTCATCCCCGCAAAAGAAGCTGAAACAATAGAAGGGATGGAAGaatgttgagagagagagagagagagagagagggagggagggagggaggggagTATCGAGGAGAGTCAGGGATGAGAAGAGACGAGGGGAGTACGGCGCGAGTCAGGGAGGGAGTTGGAGGCGATTCTAGTTTTAGGTTAGAATCAGCTTTCCTCCCATTGGAATCCCCATTCTCACTTGTAGTGGGAGTCAATGAGCATTGAATGTGTCTCATTTTAAAAGTCATGAATATGAGGatgaaaataaatttcattcCAATTCTTATTTACCAAACAAATAAAAGATTTAAAATATCATTCTCATGACATCTTATTgtcatatttatttataaaaatttcaatttgtttGATAGACAAGAATGACATAGAATAAAAAGGAATTGATCTTTACAATTATACAATCATACAAATTTTCTTTAATTCTAATCTCAATCCTTTCCATTCTAATATATCAAACATAGAATAACAACGTTATGAAATGGCATCATAGGAATGGGGAAAAAGCCAATTCTCAAAAATTTACAAAGGTATGGCGCTCTGAGATAGGACTCTGCCAATGTCAATTAAGACGCAAGCTCAAGATAATCACAACCCTGAAATCCACATGGTTGCATCTTGACCCTACTCTCCTTTGAATCGTAACCAACATCCATACAATGCCCTATTACTTTACCTGTGAATGAATGGTCATGCCGACAATTTGGGTCCAAATTAACAAGTAATAACATCTTTAAAAATGTCTAAAAAGCAAGGATTTATAGCAGAGACTGCTCTCATAAGACGCAACATTCCAAATTTTAAACAAAACATCAAAAGAATTCTTCTATTCCGCAGGTGAAGATGTATGTACAAATCTGCCGACGTTCCAAATGCCTCTAAAGGATCTAATACAATATTTGAACAAGACCTTTCTATACAGAAATTTTggtataccttttttttttttcagttgaaACAAATTTCACACTTCATGGCTCATTAAACAATCAAAATAAGAGGAAGATTCAATTAGCCCCCAAGATTTTAGATATACTTTTGAGACATTATCCGGAAGTGTCTCCCTGTACCAAGAATACATTTGCCCATCCCAAGAATATATTTCAGCAACTTTCAATAGTGAACCGTGTTGGAGATTAGCCGATTCATCAAAGTTCTGAATATCAAATTAGTCAGCAGCTGTACATTGTGAGAACAGAACTACAAAATCGGGAGCTCGACTCAGAAGCTTCACTAGAGAGAGGAAGAGATGGAAGCCCTGGCGAAGTTCTCATCAGGTGAGAAGTAGCAACTTGCATGTTCTATTGCACAGAAGAGAGATAGTCAATGCCATGCATAGGGCCCAGTAAAATGGTGGAATCAACAGTAAATATCCAGCAACCAACCCAATGCAGCTCCTTCAGGAAAATCACAGGAATCGGTTCAACAAGAGCAACAAGCCACTTGCATAAGCTCAACATCCTCTTCCAACTCCCTTTCCCCTTGTCTTTTGGTTACCTGCAAATTATTCAGCACGAACTCACTTCAAATCAACCATTTGCTGCTCTGCATCAGCACAAGGAACTGATACTCCAATATCATTTGGGTGAGGACATTGCATCATGGAATCTAGAAATTAAATAACACCAAGAAGTTCCGCAGATGCTCACAGAGAATTTGCAGTCAGTCAAAAGTGAGAACCATCAGCTAGGAATATCTCTTCCTCACAACCCTCAGCAGCATATGTATCCTTCTGAAGGTCAAATTGCCAGTCATCTCAGCATTTTTCAGAAGATTGATCTGAATCATGCAAAGAATTCTCCATTGGTTACTTTTGAGGATCAATAATTCCCATTCTTAGAAACTAATAGTGCACTTGACCTCTCATCATCTTCTGATGGGGTTCCTGACCTGGATTCCACCTGTTGCTGCATATCCAATGATCTAAGTCTTGGTCCGGCTGATCTCAGAACCCTCATGTTGGAGATTTTACTTGGCACGTGAGGGTAGGTTGGTCCCTTTGTTGCCAAAAAATCCTTGGGAAGAGAATCCATGCCCATATAACAATTCCTAGCTTTAGCATCAGTAATCAACGCAGCCCAATCCTCAGAATGCATTAGAGCATTAGCATTTCCCATAACCTGTCGACACACCAAGTTTAATTATCATAAGACTTACAATGAAGCATTCGGCATAAGTTGACATGTTATGCTGTTTAATATTACTCTCCGTAATCAAGAATTCTAAGGTCATGGTCTTGTTAtagtgtgtgcgcgcgcgcgtgtgCATGTGCTTGTACACATGCATCTGCTTGTGCATGAGCATGcctgtgcatgcatgtgtgtgcaaGGGCATCAACAGGTGAGAGGAGAAATAGAAATCCATACCCAAAGAGCTCTTCTTGCACGAGTAAGCGCAACATTCATTCTGCGGATATCAGCCACAAAGCCCACCCCATGACCTGAGGCACGGACACAAGACATAATAATGACATCGCGTTCCTGACCTTGGAAAGCATCTACAGTATTAATATACAAATCTTTCCCTTCTTCTGACTTTAAAATATCCTCAAACTCACGCTGAAGGCATTTCAGTTGCAACTTGTAAGGTGTAATTATGCCAACAGAGATTTTCCCCGCACCCAACGATTTCAGAGTTTTCTGGAGATGCTCATACAAACGAAGACAAAATTGTGCTTCATGTATGTTCTGGTAAGAGACAGATACACCTCTGTGGGACTCCCGACCATGTGTAATATCGTAGAACAAGTAAGGACTCAGTAATGGATCCTTGTAGTATATCTCATCAGGCAAACTAGCAATGCTTTCACTGTCTGTAAGGCGTCCTTGATAGAAGTATCTGGAAGGGAAATCGCGGATTTGAGGATGCATCCTATACTGCACAGACAATAACATTGTTGGGCAGCCTGCCTGTTGAAACCTTTCAAAGAGACTTCTGCTGTATAACAAAGTTCCAGCCGCCTTGCTGATAACTGTAGCAGGCAGCTGTTGGGGATCCCCAACAAGAACACACCGTGCTGCACCAAGAGCAAGGGGAGGAAGAACTGCTACTTCACTGGCTTGTGCTGCCTCATCAATAACAACCATATCAAAGCCATGGGTGAGACGAGAGAACAACTTGCGACCACTGCTTGACACAGTAGTGAAAACAATTTCAGCCTCATTGGCAAAACTTGCCTCAAGATTAGCACGGGCTTCTTCCAAATTAAAGCCACTACTAGCGCGGAATCTGCCTTCCAAAATAATAAGGCGGGACATTTCAACCAGAATTTTATCCCTGCCCTCAACCACTGCTGCAAGGTTCTGCAGTAATGCATCTCGATTCTGGTCCCGAGCCATAAGCACATCAGGATCAACACCAACAGATCCTTGGGAACGACCTGCAGCAGCTGCCATATTGAGATCTCTTTGAAGACTAGCTATCTGCTGAGACAATTGAGCTTCACGATGTCTTAACTGGTGCATCCAACCAAATATTTCATCACGACTCTTCATTAGAAGCTGTTCACTTCTTCGTTCCACAGACACTGCCTGTGCAGCACGTGTTTGTGTATCAACCCCAACTCTGGCAACATCAGGCCGATACACTTTCATCTCACCGTCAATGAATCCACGATCGAGAACGCGTGCAAGCAGCTCATCGGTTGCAGCATTAGAAGGAGCACAAACAAGCATTCTAGGTTTTGGGCAGAGTTTTGGAAGAGTGCGAAAGAGATTCTGATCCATGTTCTGAAGAACTTCATCAATTGAACTCATGGCAGCATTGTCAGAAATGCTCTCATTAGCTTGCTTATAGCTTTCAGGAGCTAACTTCTTAAGCAGAGCAGTGTAATAGTGCTGATATTGAACAAGATGGATCACATTAAGCATTCCCCAAACTGTATGTGTTTTACCTGTTCCTGGAGGCCCTTGAACTAGAGTAAAGGGCCATGGATCTTGCCTCTTTGTTGTCCCACTACTTGTACCAGCAGCTGTATGCATCGCAGCCCATTGAATTGCTGCTAGCTGGGGTCCATTGAAAGTCTTATGTAAATAATCAACAAAGTTTGGAGTAAAGCACTCGGGCATGGCAGGATGCTGCTCCTCATATTTTGGAAACTGTTCTGGACTAGGCTTAAGAATTGCAGTTTGCATCTACCAAAAGAAAAATATCAGTTAATTTCGCATTCATACAAGCATTCTGTGCATTAATATAAGCCTTTTTTTCATTTGAAACTTGATTTTAACACCTGTAAACTGAGGCGACGAAATGCATGCAAGGCAACATACTCCCGTTGGGTGGTTGCAAGAGATCCAAGCACAGTCAGATACCAAACACCTTTGTGACGAAGTTTATTCAAAATATGATCGTTGTCTACCTTGCTGTAAGAGGGGGGAAAATGCTTCATCAACATGTTAGCACGCAACATTtgataaaagaacaaaaaattttCAATGTTAGGACATTCAAAATAACCAGGAAGAAAAAAGATAGAAAGTCGTGAAGACACCTGTTAAAGTCATATGAGTCCCCAACATAAAAATGAAGAATAGCCCCTAGAGGCTCACGAGTATCAATAGGTATATGTCGCCTTACAGTGCCAGCCACACGTCCATTAATCTCTGGATCCTCACTATCATCTGCCAATATCGTGTTGGCCCTCCTTGTTCTGACTGCTCAACATCATATGTGTATTAAGATT
The sequence above is a segment of the Malania oleifera isolate guangnan ecotype guangnan chromosome 8, ASM2987363v1, whole genome shotgun sequence genome. Coding sequences within it:
- the LOC131162003 gene encoding uncharacterized ATP-dependent helicase C29A10.10c-like; translation: MGSRGRQFFDLNELPAEEDEEDDNFLHFQPQKALPTSNSHPSDMFATQVDPQIIVNNNAFSHASFVSGFQPFFRPKCTNGLEESVEQKGTWDQNSKVALTTSSRNAKEIKVSQPPDLGSANAQAVAREEGEWSDAKGFAHGYKSSNINENTTFEYDKVKQEGMVEMMDNRAFSISPGNIPCDVKTHKTTKDNNNSYNSLELDPEAQDQKINCNENLQASAKGDASISGQVEPELVLKLRENKGVEASHALKCANNPGKRQKLDQQKEAMLGKKRSRQTVFLNLEDVKQAGPIKTSAPRKQNLPLPVTTRTVKEVRTVPVPAERTGEKQSQTMTNKDKQVDLSTDYGGSHMETGETKAEYNGEMSSGVLGRPRRINSTSDLSAGIYPPPNPRQGSWKHPSDLRQPKNLQVSLRKPALVGQSSMDLKLGNKKLPPPKKQVGVNTQYQDTSVERLLREVTNEKFWHHPEETELQRVPGRFESVEEYIRVFEPLLFEECRAQLYSTWEELTEMVSRDLHVMVHLKTVERRERGWYDVIVASANECKWTFKEGDVAVLSSTRPGSVRTRRANTILADDSEDPEINGRVAGTVRRHIPIDTREPLGAILHFYVGDSYDFNSKVDNDHILNKLRHKGVWYLTVLGSLATTQREYVALHAFRRLSLQMQTAILKPSPEQFPKYEEQHPAMPECFTPNFVDYLHKTFNGPQLAAIQWAAMHTAAGTSSGTTKRQDPWPFTLVQGPPGTGKTHTVWGMLNVIHLVQYQHYYTALLKKLAPESYKQANESISDNAAMSSIDEVLQNMDQNLFRTLPKLCPKPRMLVCAPSNAATDELLARVLDRGFIDGEMKVYRPDVARVGVDTQTRAAQAVSVERRSEQLLMKSRDEIFGWMHQLRHREAQLSQQIASLQRDLNMAAAAGRSQGSVGVDPDVLMARDQNRDALLQNLAAVVEGRDKILVEMSRLIILEGRFRASSGFNLEEARANLEASFANEAEIVFTTVSSSGRKLFSRLTHGFDMVVIDEAAQASEVAVLPPLALGAARCVLVGDPQQLPATVISKAAGTLLYSRSLFERFQQAGCPTMLLSVQYRMHPQIRDFPSRYFYQGRLTDSESIASLPDEIYYKDPLLSPYLFYDITHGRESHRGVSVSYQNIHEAQFCLRLYEHLQKTLKSLGAGKISVGIITPYKLQLKCLQREFEDILKSEEGKDLYINTVDAFQGQERDVIIMSCVRASGHGVGFVADIRRMNVALTRARRALWVMGNANALMHSEDWAALITDAKARNCYMGMDSLPKDFLATKGPTYPHVPSKISNMRVLRSAGPRLRSLDMQQQVESRSGTPSEDDERSSALLVSKNGNY